A single region of the Plantactinospora soyae genome encodes:
- a CDS encoding adenylosuccinate synthase, translated as MPAIVLIGAQWGDEGKGKVTDLLGDRVDYVVRYSGGNNAGHTVVTPDGQKYALHLMPSGALSPTAVIVIGNGVVVDPKVLISEIDGLAERGVDVSRLRISGDAHLIMPHHRALDRVVERYLGSSRIGTTGRGIGPAYGDKVARMGIRVQDLLDPGILRKKLELALREKNQMLFKVYNRKALDVDAVTEEYLGYAERLRPYIAETRVVLWDALDRGETVLLEGAQATMLDMDHGTYPFVTSSNPTVGGACVGAGIPPMSITQVIGVTKAYTTRVGSGPFPTELFDDNGAHLRKIGAEYGTTTGRERRCGWFDAVIGRYAVRLNGITDLVVTKLDVLSGLDKVRICVGYEIDGERFDDMPMTQTAIHHAVPIYEELDGWEEDISKARSEAELPENARRYLARLEELCRCRISVVGVGPGREENIVRHELIPARP; from the coding sequence ATGCCGGCGATCGTGCTCATCGGGGCGCAGTGGGGCGACGAGGGCAAAGGCAAGGTTACCGACCTGCTGGGTGACCGGGTCGACTACGTCGTCCGGTACTCGGGTGGCAACAACGCCGGGCACACGGTGGTCACCCCGGACGGGCAGAAATACGCGCTGCACCTGATGCCGTCGGGGGCGCTGTCCCCGACCGCGGTGATCGTGATCGGCAACGGGGTGGTGGTCGACCCCAAGGTGCTGATCTCGGAAATCGACGGCCTGGCCGAACGGGGCGTCGACGTCTCCCGGCTGCGGATCTCCGGCGACGCACACCTGATCATGCCGCACCACCGGGCCCTGGACCGGGTGGTCGAGCGGTACCTCGGCTCGTCCCGGATCGGCACCACCGGCCGGGGCATCGGCCCGGCGTACGGCGACAAGGTCGCCCGGATGGGCATCCGGGTACAGGACCTGCTCGACCCGGGCATCCTGCGCAAGAAGCTCGAACTGGCGCTCCGCGAGAAGAACCAGATGCTGTTCAAGGTCTACAACCGCAAGGCGCTGGACGTCGACGCGGTGACCGAGGAGTACCTCGGCTACGCGGAGCGGCTGCGGCCGTACATCGCGGAGACCCGGGTGGTGCTCTGGGACGCGCTCGACCGTGGCGAGACGGTGCTGCTGGAGGGCGCCCAGGCGACCATGCTGGACATGGACCACGGCACGTACCCGTTCGTCACCTCCTCCAACCCGACCGTCGGGGGTGCCTGCGTCGGGGCCGGCATCCCGCCGATGTCGATCACCCAGGTGATCGGCGTGACGAAGGCGTACACCACCCGGGTCGGGTCGGGTCCGTTCCCCACCGAGCTGTTCGACGACAACGGCGCCCACCTGCGCAAGATCGGCGCCGAGTACGGCACCACCACCGGCCGGGAACGCCGGTGCGGCTGGTTCGACGCGGTGATCGGCCGGTACGCCGTCCGGCTCAACGGCATCACCGACCTGGTGGTCACGAAGCTCGACGTGCTCTCCGGCCTGGACAAGGTGCGGATCTGCGTCGGCTACGAGATCGACGGCGAGCGGTTCGACGACATGCCGATGACGCAGACCGCGATCCACCACGCGGTGCCGATCTACGAGGAGCTCGACGGCTGGGAGGAGGACATCTCCAAGGCGCGCTCCGAGGCGGAACTGCCGGAGAACGCCCGTCGCTATCTCGCCCGGCTCGAGGAGCTGTGCCGGTGCCGGATCAGCGTGGTCGGTGTCGGGCCAGGTCGTGAAGAGAACATCGTCCGGCACGAACTGATCCCCGCCCGGCCGTAG
- a CDS encoding diacylglycerol kinase family protein, translated as MYDVVLLTLDSGEDGAAGCGSGGDCCSAGPAGSRADCADTPRVPVLACADALTARGARVESVTARSDAEIDAVLARLDGPPRPDGLDWPDPDGKTRLVIATASDSQLRAVMRRMVRRYAPPPSRRPSDLAGNRTVPDLPPVGLLPLDPARSGTTAAETFRDLVGQLRLPRDPAGVAAAVLDGRVRRLDLLRNDGGSVTLDGALLGAANDDGQPLAWRGRVEVDDAVLSAGDDPLFACAIGNAGGYAELAGLALLSTADPTDGVVEVAVAVPVVARSRWGRQRVRLEVRRARGRAVAVTPRDPEVPFLDDGVSGTLSRKRSWWVEPGAWAVYDH; from the coding sequence GTGTACGACGTGGTACTGCTCACCCTCGACTCGGGTGAGGACGGCGCGGCGGGCTGTGGCTCGGGCGGCGACTGCTGCTCCGCCGGCCCGGCCGGCAGTCGGGCCGACTGTGCGGACACTCCACGCGTACCCGTGTTGGCCTGTGCGGATGCCCTGACGGCCCGGGGCGCCCGGGTCGAGTCGGTGACCGCCCGCTCGGACGCGGAGATCGACGCGGTACTGGCCCGGCTGGACGGCCCGCCCCGGCCGGACGGGCTCGACTGGCCCGATCCGGATGGTAAGACGCGACTCGTGATCGCTACCGCGAGTGACAGTCAGTTGCGCGCAGTAATGCGTCGGATGGTCCGCCGCTACGCCCCGCCGCCCAGCCGTCGCCCGAGCGACCTCGCCGGCAACCGCACGGTTCCCGACCTGCCGCCGGTCGGCCTGTTGCCGCTCGACCCGGCCCGGTCGGGTACGACGGCCGCGGAGACGTTCCGCGACCTGGTCGGCCAGCTCCGGCTTCCCCGCGACCCGGCCGGAGTCGCGGCGGCGGTGCTGGACGGCCGGGTACGCCGCCTCGACCTGCTCCGCAACGACGGCGGTTCGGTCACTCTGGACGGCGCACTGCTCGGCGCCGCCAACGACGACGGCCAGCCGCTGGCCTGGCGCGGACGGGTCGAGGTCGACGACGCCGTGCTGTCGGCTGGCGACGATCCGCTGTTCGCCTGCGCGATCGGCAACGCGGGCGGCTATGCCGAGTTGGCCGGGTTGGCACTGCTCTCGACGGCGGACCCGACCGACGGCGTGGTCGAGGTCGCGGTGGCCGTACCGGTCGTGGCCCGGTCCCGCTGGGGCCGCCAGCGGGTACGCCTGGAGGTGCGCCGGGCCCGGGGCCGCGCGGTTGCGGTCACCCCTCGGGATCCGGAGGTTCCGTTCCTCGACGACGGGGTTTCCGGGACGTTGAGCCGGAAGCGGTCGTGGTGGGTCGAGCCGGGGGCGTGGGCAGTGTACGACCACTGA
- a CDS encoding MinD/ParA family ATP-binding protein, which yields MDNHGNRVYVPGQVPAAPRAEEPLWPPDEIVAEPREDSGPISGWAPPPPPLPDATPPPPDPLAGVPQPVAHPPFHPSTPPAIPAPPGPVPPVQAIPPAFGPPPGPAAPHLPAVGQPVPIPPVTAVPLVPPPTPPVPAPHSGVPNSAAPVSSPRAWPTTGGSSSRGRATVNTGDTRRADTTGRPENTGAPDRPANGTEQRPGPVEPRPSGKASVEPRPSGKASVSPAAGKASVEPRPSGKASVSPNAGKASVSPTIGGTSANPTPNPANPATGSGNPATGSSSPATGSGNLATGSGNPATGSGTPVTGEAVAGQVIGEASPNPVTGAASANPATGEAAASPNTGAAATSPSIIGAAAGPNADGAPVADPARSTGRADAAVEQRESPPDGGAAETGAAPAEDAVQAGRPAEPARGRATLPASSRSQPDVGSTPRPAAESPWAQPPQRPVTPQPTTGAEPPPTGSAPPVVGPYPPTLAPNPYSAAARPVSAYPPVPGPPVHPPAPPQQIPPPPVGYPPPTGTNYPATSGYPASQGYPAYPPPPVPGPPPTGHQSGWAPQPPPGHEPPPVPPHPGVSEVPQQPYPEAPGVQRVPNQASQSYPDPLWTPDSGTPTAEDFARRRAVRPADPVAQMGVRAAVNKTTLGLVRLAPGRQEQEFKQDIEMIRRNFGGLRQVTVVNPKGGAGKTVAILLLAMTFGQKRGGYVLAWDNNETQGTLGMRAQQDFHSRTVRDMLRDLYQFRGAQGRVGDLSQYVRSQSEGMFDVLASDESATGGEMLTAAAFAEIREVVSRFYKLIFVDTGNNVRAQNWQAAIDATDQLVVTMSARNDSAETAARMLDHLEQSGRQRLVRQAVTVVSMPPSRKEIDLPAIERHFAARTRSVLLAPYERLIDTGEPIRYAGLSSATRDAWLKIAASVAEGL from the coding sequence GTGGACAATCATGGAAACCGGGTGTACGTGCCCGGTCAGGTTCCGGCGGCGCCGCGTGCGGAAGAGCCGCTGTGGCCACCGGACGAGATCGTCGCCGAGCCTCGCGAGGACTCCGGACCGATCTCCGGTTGGGCGCCGCCCCCGCCACCGCTGCCCGATGCCACCCCGCCGCCGCCCGATCCACTGGCGGGAGTTCCGCAGCCGGTCGCGCATCCGCCGTTCCATCCGAGTACGCCGCCCGCGATCCCGGCACCGCCCGGACCCGTGCCGCCGGTGCAGGCCATCCCGCCCGCCTTCGGCCCGCCGCCCGGTCCCGCCGCTCCGCACCTCCCCGCCGTCGGCCAGCCGGTACCCATTCCACCGGTGACCGCCGTTCCGCTCGTGCCGCCACCGACTCCGCCCGTTCCGGCGCCACACTCCGGTGTGCCGAACTCGGCCGCACCTGTCAGCTCGCCCCGGGCCTGGCCCACCACCGGTGGGAGCTCCAGCCGGGGCCGCGCGACGGTGAACACCGGCGACACCCGCCGTGCCGACACGACCGGGCGTCCGGAGAACACCGGGGCGCCGGACCGGCCGGCGAACGGCACCGAGCAGCGCCCCGGACCGGTCGAACCGCGACCTTCCGGAAAGGCGTCGGTCGAACCGCGCCCGTCCGGGAAGGCCTCCGTCAGCCCGGCCGCCGGCAAGGCGTCCGTCGAGCCACGGCCCTCCGGAAAGGCGTCCGTCAGCCCGAACGCCGGCAAGGCCTCGGTCAGCCCGACCATCGGCGGGACGTCCGCGAACCCGACCCCGAATCCCGCGAACCCCGCCACGGGTTCCGGCAACCCGGCCACTGGTTCCAGCAGTCCGGCCACGGGTTCCGGCAACCTGGCGACGGGTTCCGGCAACCCGGCCACGGGTTCCGGCACTCCGGTCACGGGCGAGGCGGTCGCCGGTCAGGTCATCGGTGAGGCGTCTCCGAACCCGGTCACCGGCGCGGCGTCCGCCAACCCGGCCACCGGCGAGGCGGCGGCCAGCCCGAACACCGGGGCGGCGGCGACCAGCCCGAGCATCATCGGAGCCGCGGCCGGCCCGAACGCCGACGGGGCGCCGGTCGCCGATCCCGCCCGCAGCACCGGACGGGCCGATGCCGCAGTGGAGCAGCGCGAGTCCCCGCCCGACGGCGGTGCGGCCGAGACCGGCGCGGCCCCGGCCGAGGACGCCGTCCAGGCCGGTCGACCGGCCGAGCCGGCGCGAGGTCGGGCGACGCTGCCGGCCAGCAGCCGCAGCCAGCCGGACGTCGGCTCGACGCCCCGGCCCGCCGCCGAGTCCCCGTGGGCGCAACCGCCGCAGCGGCCGGTCACTCCGCAGCCGACCACCGGTGCGGAGCCGCCGCCGACGGGATCGGCCCCGCCGGTCGTCGGCCCGTACCCGCCCACGCTCGCCCCGAACCCGTACTCGGCTGCGGCGCGGCCGGTGTCGGCGTACCCGCCGGTGCCGGGGCCACCGGTCCATCCGCCGGCCCCGCCCCAGCAGATCCCGCCGCCCCCGGTCGGGTATCCACCGCCGACGGGGACCAACTATCCGGCCACCTCCGGCTACCCGGCTTCGCAGGGATATCCGGCCTATCCGCCGCCGCCGGTACCCGGCCCGCCGCCGACCGGACACCAGTCCGGCTGGGCACCGCAACCGCCGCCCGGCCACGAGCCCCCGCCCGTTCCGCCGCACCCCGGAGTCAGCGAGGTGCCGCAGCAGCCGTACCCGGAGGCTCCCGGCGTGCAGCGGGTGCCGAACCAGGCGTCCCAGAGCTACCCGGACCCGCTCTGGACGCCGGACTCGGGGACACCCACGGCGGAGGACTTCGCCCGCCGCCGGGCGGTCCGGCCGGCCGACCCCGTCGCGCAGATGGGCGTACGGGCCGCGGTCAACAAGACCACGCTCGGGCTGGTCCGGCTCGCGCCCGGTCGGCAGGAGCAGGAGTTCAAGCAGGACATCGAGATGATCCGCCGGAACTTCGGCGGGCTGCGTCAGGTGACGGTGGTCAACCCGAAGGGCGGCGCCGGAAAGACGGTGGCGATCCTGCTGCTGGCGATGACCTTCGGGCAGAAGCGCGGCGGCTACGTGCTCGCCTGGGACAACAACGAGACCCAGGGCACCCTCGGCATGCGGGCCCAGCAGGACTTCCACTCCCGGACCGTCCGGGACATGCTGCGGGACCTCTACCAGTTCCGGGGCGCGCAGGGCCGGGTCGGCGACCTGTCGCAGTACGTGCGTTCGCAGAGCGAGGGCATGTTCGACGTACTCGCCTCCGACGAGTCGGCCACCGGCGGCGAGATGCTGACCGCCGCCGCGTTCGCGGAGATCCGTGAGGTGGTCAGCCGGTTCTACAAGCTGATCTTCGTGGACACCGGCAACAACGTCCGGGCCCAGAACTGGCAGGCGGCGATCGACGCCACCGACCAGCTCGTGGTGACCATGTCCGCCCGTAACGACTCGGCCGAGACCGCCGCCCGGATGCTGGACCACCTGGAGCAGAGTGGCCGACAGCGGCTGGTCCGGCAGGCGGTGACGGTGGTCTCCATGCCACCCTCCCGCAAGGAGATCGACCTGCCGGCGATCGAGCGGCACTTCGCGGCCCGGACCCGGTCGGTGCTGCTGGCCCCGTACGAGCGCCTGATCGACACCGGCGAGCCGATCCGGTACGCCGGGCTCTCGTCCGCGACCCGGGACGCCTGGTTGAAGATCGCCGCCTCGGTGGCCGAGGGGCTGTAG
- a CDS encoding GNAT family N-acetyltransferase has translation MTMIRTAHPEEIPALVQYPDDVERNDATRAYLTDLLAKGCTRPQWCLVAEGGGHLVGSVVLWALPGGEVPTDVVLLEAPWADPEPAVGLALLTEAAVVAGRHGATGLGHVVDSPAQAPQFQRDRERRIDLLSRAGFAVARDGRRFRWLAGAELPAPDPRLHFRSLAELGPEPFVDLLAALLADTADARLGADVRRHGVRRAAELLFEESAELDHEPQWWEIGYAADGSPAVVSLPARSPAFPVIGFVGVAPAHRGRGYSRSVVARGTSILVENGATEIRGDCDVQNVAMYKGFQRAGYDNFADRLEFTRSF, from the coding sequence ATGACGATGATCCGAACCGCCCATCCCGAGGAGATTCCGGCCCTCGTCCAGTACCCCGACGACGTCGAGCGGAACGACGCCACCCGCGCGTACCTGACCGACCTGCTCGCCAAGGGCTGCACCCGGCCGCAGTGGTGCCTGGTGGCCGAGGGCGGTGGCCACCTGGTCGGCAGCGTGGTGCTCTGGGCCCTGCCCGGCGGTGAGGTGCCCACCGACGTCGTACTCCTGGAGGCTCCCTGGGCCGACCCCGAGCCGGCCGTCGGGCTCGCGCTGCTCACCGAGGCGGCCGTCGTGGCGGGCAGGCACGGGGCCACCGGGCTGGGCCACGTCGTCGACTCGCCGGCCCAGGCGCCGCAGTTCCAGCGCGACCGCGAGCGCCGGATCGACCTACTGAGCCGGGCCGGGTTCGCCGTCGCCCGGGACGGCCGGCGCTTCCGCTGGCTGGCCGGCGCCGAACTGCCCGCGCCGGATCCACGGTTGCACTTCCGGTCCCTCGCCGAGCTGGGCCCCGAACCCTTCGTCGACCTGCTGGCGGCCCTCCTGGCGGACACCGCCGACGCCCGGCTCGGCGCGGACGTCCGGCGACACGGCGTACGCAGGGCGGCCGAGCTGCTGTTCGAGGAGTCGGCGGAACTCGACCACGAACCGCAGTGGTGGGAGATCGGGTACGCCGCCGACGGGAGCCCGGCCGTGGTCAGCCTGCCGGCCCGCAGCCCCGCCTTTCCGGTGATCGGCTTCGTCGGCGTCGCCCCCGCGCACCGGGGCAGGGGCTACAGCCGCTCGGTCGTGGCACGCGGGACCAGCATCCTGGTCGAGAACGGTGCCACCGAGATCCGTGGCGACTGCGACGTCCAGAACGTCGCGATGTACAAGGGCTTCCAGCGCGCCGGCTACGACAACTTCGCGGACCGGCTGGAGTTCACCCGCTCGTTCTGA
- a CDS encoding CGNR zinc finger domain-containing protein — protein sequence MTEDADARRPAPGRLRLVQDFCNSVDFEGGWDDLAEVDSLVTWLNANGHPADVPETGPAEVHRALRFREALRDLLSVPAIPGQPGPAAADPSGDRRARGRSVLAEAAADLPLTVVVGETITLAPTRAGLPGALAAILAALALGDADGTLGRLKVCQADSCRWVFYDQSRNGSSRWCTMRLCGARNKNRSYRRRLREAAH from the coding sequence ATGACCGAGGACGCCGACGCCCGACGCCCCGCACCGGGCCGGCTCCGCCTCGTACAGGACTTCTGCAACAGCGTGGACTTCGAGGGCGGCTGGGACGACCTCGCCGAGGTCGACAGCCTCGTGACCTGGCTGAACGCCAATGGTCATCCGGCGGACGTACCCGAAACGGGTCCCGCCGAGGTGCACCGCGCGCTGCGGTTCCGCGAGGCGCTCCGGGACCTGCTGAGCGTTCCGGCGATCCCCGGTCAGCCCGGCCCCGCAGCGGCGGACCCGAGTGGGGACCGTCGGGCCCGGGGCCGGAGCGTGCTCGCCGAAGCCGCCGCCGACCTGCCGCTCACCGTCGTGGTCGGCGAGACGATCACCCTCGCCCCGACCCGTGCCGGGCTGCCCGGGGCGCTCGCGGCGATCCTGGCGGCGCTGGCCCTCGGCGACGCCGACGGCACGCTTGGCCGGCTGAAGGTCTGCCAGGCCGACAGTTGCCGCTGGGTCTTCTACGACCAGTCGCGCAACGGATCCAGCCGCTGGTGCACGATGCGGCTGTGCGGGGCCCGGAACAAGAACCGCAGCTATCGGCGCCGCCTGCGCGAAGCCGCCCACTGA
- a CDS encoding NUDIX hydrolase: protein MSHPTHPVDVMLLLAHGDRVLLALRDGTGYADGQWNLPSGKLEAGEDARTAVIRETREEIGLDLDPGELRLATTVHHRNAAGQGRIGLVFAATYDPDRHGTPVNAEPHKCAEIRWVPAHRLPGNTFPYTSAAVAAHRAGDVFRLDGWP from the coding sequence ATGTCGCATCCGACACACCCCGTCGACGTCATGCTCCTGCTGGCCCACGGGGACCGGGTGCTGCTCGCGCTCCGGGACGGCACCGGCTACGCGGACGGCCAGTGGAATCTGCCCAGCGGCAAGCTCGAGGCCGGCGAGGACGCGCGGACCGCCGTGATCCGGGAGACCCGCGAGGAGATCGGGCTGGACCTGGACCCGGGGGAACTGCGGCTGGCCACCACGGTGCACCACCGCAACGCGGCCGGTCAGGGACGGATCGGCCTCGTCTTCGCCGCCACCTACGATCCGGACCGACACGGGACGCCGGTGAACGCCGAACCGCACAAATGCGCCGAGATCAGGTGGGTCCCGGCTCATCGGCTGCCCGGCAACACCTTCCCGTACACCAGCGCCGCAGTGGCCGCCCACCGTGCCGGCGATGTCTTCCGGCTCGATGGCTGGCCCTAG
- a CDS encoding DUF3151 domain-containing protein, with protein sequence MQNLLPEPPATLLSADDNAEEALAAARQADTDEAYASVAAQHPTFSAAWAVLAARSMAAGQVVAAYAYARTGYHRGLDQLRRSGWKGHGPVPWAHGPNQGFLRCLHVLSRAAGEIGESDEAARCAQFLRDCDPAAGDALSGT encoded by the coding sequence ATGCAGAACCTCTTGCCCGAACCGCCGGCAACGCTCCTTTCCGCGGACGACAACGCCGAGGAAGCGCTCGCCGCCGCGCGGCAGGCCGACACCGACGAGGCGTACGCCTCGGTCGCCGCACAGCATCCGACCTTCAGTGCGGCCTGGGCGGTGCTGGCAGCCCGGTCCATGGCCGCCGGCCAGGTCGTCGCCGCCTACGCGTACGCCCGGACCGGCTACCACCGGGGTCTGGACCAGTTGCGCCGCAGCGGCTGGAAGGGACACGGTCCGGTGCCCTGGGCACACGGCCCCAACCAGGGGTTCCTGCGCTGCCTGCACGTGCTGTCCCGGGCGGCCGGCGAGATCGGTGAGTCCGACGAGGCGGCCCGGTGTGCCCAGTTCCTCCGGGACTGCGACCCGGCGGCCGGTGACGCCCTCTCCGGCACCTGA